Part of the Anoplolepis gracilipes chromosome 13, ASM4749672v1, whole genome shotgun sequence genome, CCTAAAAATTGACGTGAACAAAACGCGAaagatatatgattttttgatAGAAAATGGATACATCAATAAGCCGActcaatgatatttatttttttagcaagCTAATATGATGCAGAAAATGTAGCACACAATATGCAAACACTGTGATATCGTAAATTAAGTTAGACGTATCATTGTTTTAAGAAGAATtcacattttagaaaaaaaacttgtctAGGAAGTGTCCAagttttatacacatatttattaatatttttttatttcctttaaaaGAGAttggattttattatttcagatatgataaaatataatcagtaATCTatgttattttgcaattaatctTATATGATTGACAGTAGAAtgcaacaataaaataaaaaaaattttttttttaagttttgactcaaatttgtgaatattaacgattataataaatagatgtaaataatatgtgtTTTTAATGACGTATGTTTAATTAGGAAAAGtcttaatcataaaatttatttattaatcaggaaataaaatgtttctagTAATGTATGAagtagtttaattattaaatgtattatattttatatttattctatgtaATTGAGTTATTATTGAttgctaataaataaatttcaattttggacaattttggaaaatgtttttatattttatacttttttagttttttaatcaGGAAATATGGCGAATCATTACACTTATGTGTATCAGTTCTGTAATACAGTAAAATAttgatcattaattaattgctaAAACGACAAATTTCTTCGCAGAATTCGAAAATGCGGAGACATTGTTGATATCGGAAGTTTATATGCTATTAGAGCATAGGAAGGCTCAAAATGAGTCAGCGGAAGAAGAACAAGAATTTTCCGAAGTTTTTATGAAGAGCTTGACATACACTAATCGATTTGGAAAGCTGAAAAATAAGGAGACAATCGCAGCCGTTAGAaggtaagatatatatataaaaattatgtaaaatatataaaatatttttatgatacataTGTAACTGTATGAAGTGTGACTgacacaattaatataatgcaaaatattttttacattattacagTTTGTTGATGCAGAAAAAGCTACATAAATTCGAGATTGCTTCGCTAGCTAATTTGTGTCCCGAAACTCCGGAGGAGGCAAAAGCTCTTATTCCTAGTCTCGAGGGACGCCTAGAGGACGAAGAACTCAGAACGATATTGGACGATATACAAACAAAAAGATCTCTACAGTATTGAAaaacgatttatatatatatatgatttttacttttttctccgATATTTCtgccaaaaatataaatgtgaatatGATTCGAGTTATAGTCATTATAAATATGCGCAGCAAGAAAATGTCCCTTTAATAtgaagttttttaataaaagtatgaatatattaatttattcatattccTGTGTTGGCGCTTCCTCTAGCATAACAtttcattaaacattattttaacgaGAGTTTCGTTCTATCGatattcattataatgaaACTTTACAGTATTAGAATCCTGTGACATCCAATTATTAAGCCACTAATTAAACTGTGGTTACCGATTCGCATATCGTACCATCAATGGTAATTAGTAAGACAATGTTCGCTTCcgctctcgctcgctcctctcttcctccccccccccctctctctctctctctctctctctctttttctctccatgAACTAAAAACTTATGAAGactaatttatcattatacaaaattatgctaGTCATCTTTTAagcatgtatttattattaattttattggaatttaATCGAGACCTTTCAcgcgaataatttttactaataattattttcacacatgtagaatgaatttattaaattctatgcatttaaaaatttattatctacttgttttatttatatatatatttgaaaaaaaaatatatatagttagaaATATACCACGCGGTCAGAGAAATCGTATCCAGTTTCCCAATGCCGGTAATTTGCGACAAGTTGAGACAACTCGCGAAAGAAGACGACGCTAATCGCACCGACGACAACCGCGTATTACCAGTAAGATAATTATGGCTTGGCATGAAGCAGTGGTGGGTTCTCATCTTGCATTTTTACGATAAGCAAGCAGCAAGGTAACCCGCTCTCCTTAGCAAACTCTTGCTGCTCTCTTTAGCAAAGTCAAGCTCGCGATAAGGATCGATGATGTCGTTCCACCTATCATTTACCGCGAATCCTAATGGCCACTCTTCACTGTGCTCTTTGCATTAAAACGTGTTGATCTTCGTGGTCTCTCAGTGGTCTTCTTTTCTACTGACTGTTTTCGCGAGAAATGTATTCCCTTCGTTCTTATAAAACATCTGAGATAAAAGAAGACATGATCTTTCTTATTTCTAGTTTGAAGCTAATATAAACAACAAAGAAATCTATGTTATCAacttcgttatttttttcatgtcagcatatgataatttttcacgTTTGATTCTCACTCCATgagaaaatgaatttttttatttcaatactaaattacaaaaaaaaaataactgaaaataaaatattttatacacaatagtttttatattttctttaaagacGTAATACAGATTTTTGATAGTTGAATTTATAACGTGTcattattgtacaaaaaatatatcggaaaatattgatacaaataaaaagatatgtatatatccttttaaatttaaagataacacaagtttaattaaagacataaaaagctaaatatatttgtatgatgGAAGTTCAAATGTTATTGTTAGAAATACATTTGTCTTCTAAAAAATCAACAAGAAAACTCTACTTTCTGTAATTAATCAAGTATACAATTATTCTTGCTACGTTATTCTATAATTGCGTCTGTTGACGTAAGCGGAATGAAAACATGCAATAATTTCATGATCAACGAGACTTTGTTTTATTCAGTTCATAGCTTCTAACGATCATTAAATGACTATTATTAAGACTATTTTATGAATCGTTCGTTCTTGTTTGCGCGAGTCAAATGCAACGCGCGATATCTCGCGATAGGCGTTTACATATACCGGTCGTGTAATGACACTTGCATTAGACGAGTGGCGAGAAGAGAGCGGCGTCCGTCGTTGGCGACATGTAGTAATCGGCAACAGCACCGCTCCCACGAAGAGGCCTCTTAAGATAATTACGACGATCCTTAATTGTCCGTAAACTCGGAGAAAATGCGCGCGACTGGTAGTCGATAGTGGAAATCGAAACGATTTACGGAGAAGTGTTATATGAACCGGTGGGATCGATAAATTGATCGTATCTCGAAATAGTATCCATTCGCATTATCGAAagattttatcgatttaataattttagcttTCTACGAATTAATTCTTGCTTTCTctataactattattttctttacgattttgagtataaaaatatatttaaaaaaaataaaatatttttacgtttagccaaaatgttaattatttttttatttttgcaattgaaTCAAGATGCACATCGATATTATggaaattcttataaattgaTGCGTAGACACTGCGCCAGGACTCGTTATTTTCACGCTTGTTATTTTCCTAATGTGACGTTATTTTCTTAGAATTGCGTGGCAAATACAAGCTGCAGGACGAGTACGCTGTAGAGAACGGAATAGAGCCAGTGAAACGCGCAACAAGTCTATATTCGCGCAGTGAGTTTGGCGGCCAATCGATGGAATCAATTTGCATAATGTATACACGCGAACATGTATGCTCGACAATGCCTCGATGTCGTAGAGTTGCCTTTATATGACGATAGTGGAATAACGTTGACGTTCGCTAACGTCAATAACATCGTGGAGACAAAActcatgaaaatataattgaagtgtattttaaatatatacaggcGGAATATGCGTAGCAAatgatgaatattaattatgtatatttatgtataaatattacttatgtgattacaaattttttttcttgggtaataaaattgtacttattgttagtttaatgGGTCATTAGCATTaagaaatcaatattattctgAATGAGAGCTCAAAATCATATCTGAGAGACCGATATTGTACATGTGCGCTGAAATCTGAAATAATTGTCGATTCCACTTATACTCGTGAAACAATTTTCAGTATTTCAAACTTTAACGAGCTCGCGCTTTTAACCGAGTTTACAGTTTCTCCAAGTACTAAACGATTGTCAAACTAATGATGCTGCAGGACACGGTTCTGTTGTTTTAATGTACCTTTAAACGAGGTTTAAACTGTCGTGTTCAGCGTAACAGCGATTAATAACACACGGTTAATGTATCACAAGCAGCTATGTAACAACGAGCCATGAAACAATAT contains:
- the Ada2a gene encoding DNA-directed RNA polymerase II subunit Rpb4 isoform X2; the encoded protein is MTEEDAADLQFPKEFENAETLLISEVYMLLEHRKAQNESAEEEQEFSEVFMKSLTYTNRFGKLKNKETIAAVRSLLMQKKLHKFEIASLANLCPETPEEAKALIPSLEGRLEDEELRTILDDIQTKRSLQY